The proteins below are encoded in one region of Streptomyces ficellus:
- a CDS encoding WhiB family transcriptional regulator yields MQLEAHAPSVPPSGTISPPVPTEDQTLTPLTALTALDDAIENLGVPVPCRSYDPEVFFAESPADVEYAKSLCRTCPLMEACLAGAKERREPWGVWGGELFVQGVVVARKRPRGRPRKNPVTA; encoded by the coding sequence GTGCAACTCGAAGCGCACGCCCCGTCCGTACCGCCTTCCGGAACGATCTCCCCGCCCGTCCCCACGGAGGACCAGACCTTGACCCCCCTCACCGCGCTCACCGCGCTCGACGACGCCATCGAGAACCTCGGCGTACCCGTCCCCTGCCGCTCGTACGACCCGGAGGTCTTCTTCGCCGAGTCGCCGGCGGACGTCGAGTACGCCAAGTCCCTCTGCCGCACCTGCCCGCTGATGGAGGCCTGCCTCGCGGGCGCCAAGGAGCGGCGCGAGCCGTGGGGCGTCTGGGGCGGTGAGCTCTTCGTCCAGGGTGTGGTCGTCGCCCGCAAGCGGCCCCGTGGCCGCCCGCGCAAGAACCCGGTCACGGCATGA
- a CDS encoding TerD family protein: protein MAREFQRGHKAKISDLTPGTDLYVGVQIAAPGLTFDISCFGLDANEQLSDDRYFIFFNQPKSPEESLQLLGAQAGDTESFRVTLDRVPPQIHKLSFTATIDGAGQMSQVGPGYIRIVAGGEEVARYAFDGSEFSTERAVMLGDFYLKDVWRFAAVGQGFDGGLEALLKNFGGEVAEEEQAAPQQPQAAAPSFAPPAFGAPAAPAAPQAPQSPQAPQPAPSFGAPAAPAPAPAPAPVQQPVHTAPTLAAPIAAPAPAAPTPPAPPSPYGQPPQQPHQPQYGQVPGQTPPHGAPAPYGQQPPAPGPYGQQPGQPYGQPYGQQPPLGMPPGGAPQGVPQGMPQAGPGLEAALQKYRETATGQRWTPQNQQLMRVDLAMGGTPVLARQGSMVMYQGKVDFSYKGAGFSGRIVGNATGQEMQLMRCTGRGQVFLAEEGAHLHPIELQGDGICVSAENVLAFDETLQYEVRRIEGHGIPGGALFTMQFQGSGTVVVKTRGVPVVLPVTPTTFADCNAVVAWSSASQVILSSQVRLRRNAYPGHSGETVNLQFRGAPGNFIVVQPYEV, encoded by the coding sequence ATGGCCAGGGAATTCCAACGGGGCCACAAGGCCAAGATCAGCGATCTCACACCCGGAACCGATCTGTACGTGGGAGTGCAGATCGCCGCTCCAGGTCTGACCTTTGACATCAGCTGCTTCGGACTCGACGCCAATGAGCAGCTCTCGGACGACCGGTATTTCATCTTCTTCAACCAGCCGAAGTCGCCCGAGGAGTCCCTCCAGTTGCTCGGCGCGCAGGCCGGTGACACCGAGTCCTTCCGCGTCACGCTCGACCGCGTCCCGCCGCAGATCCACAAGCTCTCGTTCACCGCGACGATCGACGGCGCGGGCCAGATGTCCCAGGTGGGCCCCGGGTACATCCGGATCGTGGCGGGCGGCGAGGAGGTCGCCCGGTACGCGTTCGACGGCTCGGAGTTCAGCACCGAGCGCGCGGTGATGCTGGGCGACTTCTACCTCAAGGACGTCTGGCGGTTCGCCGCCGTCGGCCAGGGCTTCGACGGCGGACTGGAGGCGCTGCTGAAGAACTTCGGTGGCGAGGTCGCCGAGGAGGAGCAGGCCGCCCCGCAGCAGCCGCAGGCCGCGGCGCCGTCCTTCGCCCCGCCCGCGTTCGGCGCCCCGGCCGCGCCCGCCGCGCCGCAGGCCCCGCAGTCTCCGCAGGCCCCGCAGCCCGCCCCGTCGTTCGGCGCCCCCGCCGCTCCCGCTCCAGCTCCGGCTCCCGCGCCGGTGCAGCAGCCCGTGCACACCGCGCCGACGCTCGCCGCACCGATCGCAGCGCCCGCACCGGCCGCGCCGACCCCGCCCGCCCCGCCGTCGCCGTACGGCCAGCCGCCTCAGCAGCCCCACCAGCCGCAGTACGGCCAGGTGCCGGGCCAGACGCCCCCGCACGGCGCCCCGGCGCCCTACGGGCAGCAGCCCCCGGCGCCCGGCCCGTACGGTCAGCAGCCCGGGCAGCCGTACGGCCAGCCCTACGGCCAGCAGCCGCCCCTCGGCATGCCGCCCGGCGGAGCCCCTCAGGGCGTGCCCCAGGGCATGCCGCAGGCCGGCCCCGGACTCGAGGCCGCCCTCCAGAAGTACCGCGAGACCGCCACCGGGCAGCGCTGGACGCCGCAGAACCAGCAGCTCATGCGGGTTGACCTGGCCATGGGCGGCACGCCCGTCCTCGCCCGGCAGGGCAGCATGGTCATGTACCAGGGCAAGGTCGACTTCAGCTACAAGGGCGCCGGTTTCTCCGGCCGCATCGTCGGCAATGCCACCGGCCAGGAGATGCAGCTGATGCGCTGCACCGGCCGCGGCCAGGTCTTCCTCGCCGAGGAGGGCGCCCACCTGCACCCCATCGAGCTCCAGGGCGACGGCATCTGCGTCTCCGCCGAGAACGTCCTGGCGTTCGACGAGACGCTGCAGTACGAGGTCCGCCGCATCGAGGGCCACGGCATCCCCGGCGGGGCACTGTTCACCATGCAGTTCCAGGGCTCCGGCACGGTCGTCGTCAAGACCCGCGGCGTCCCGGTCGTCCTGCCCGTCACCCCGACGACGTTCGCCGACTGCAACGCGGTCGTCGCCTGGTCGTCCGCGTCCCAGGTGATCCTCTCCAGCCAGGTCCGGCTGCGCCGCAACGCCTACCCCGGCCACAGTGGCGAGACCGTCAACCTGCAGTTCCGGGGAGCCCCCGGCAACTTCATCGTCGTCCAGCCCTACGAGGTCTGA
- a CDS encoding AIM24 family protein, producing MQSPLFSHTEQQSQERYVVQNPQLLRVALTGHDDVLARKGAMVAYQGLMDFDGEYQNNNQRRARANTGEGLDLMRCSGQGTVYFANLAQYIHVVDVDNEGLTVDSAYVLALDSALHTEVIAVDSQYGISGSGKYQLNISGRGKVALMTSGQPLMMDVTPDKYVSVDADAIVAWSTSLRVQMQAQTHSSNVRRRRGSTGEGWELSFLGQGFALVQPSEVMPPQAAQIGQGLGAQFGVGQQGAHAQNQNNAWN from the coding sequence ATGCAGAGCCCGCTTTTCAGCCACACCGAACAGCAGAGCCAGGAGCGGTACGTCGTGCAAAACCCGCAGCTCCTGCGGGTCGCCCTCACCGGCCACGACGACGTCCTCGCCCGCAAGGGCGCCATGGTCGCGTACCAGGGGCTGATGGACTTCGACGGCGAGTACCAGAACAACAACCAGCGCCGCGCCCGCGCCAACACCGGTGAGGGCCTGGACCTGATGCGCTGCTCCGGGCAGGGCACCGTCTACTTCGCCAACCTGGCCCAGTACATCCACGTCGTGGACGTCGACAACGAGGGCCTGACCGTGGACAGCGCCTACGTCCTGGCGCTGGACTCCGCGCTGCACACCGAGGTCATCGCGGTGGACAGCCAGTACGGCATCTCCGGCTCCGGGAAGTACCAGCTGAACATCTCCGGCCGGGGCAAGGTCGCGCTGATGACCTCCGGCCAGCCGCTGATGATGGACGTCACCCCGGACAAGTACGTCAGCGTCGACGCGGACGCGATCGTCGCCTGGTCGACGTCGCTGCGGGTCCAGATGCAGGCGCAGACGCACTCGTCCAACGTGCGCCGCCGCCGCGGCAGCACCGGCGAGGGCTGGGAGCTGAGCTTCCTGGGCCAGGGCTTCGCGCTCGTCCAGCCCAGCGAGGTCATGCCGCCGCAGGCCGCTCAGATCGGCCAGGGACTCGGCGCGCAGTTCGGCGTGGGGCAACAGGGCGCGCACGCGCAGAACCAGAACAACGCCTGGAACTGA
- a CDS encoding ThiF family adenylyltransferase has translation MHPMVKPALRRAWRNLQFVQFGAAPAHAVVVGPMDTTTGSLLALFDGTRGLALLREEARALGLPDGRMEALLDRLAEAGLLDDSAAGDPAADALRREDGAHDRLRADLASLSVVHREPGGAARRLAARRAMRVQVRGAGRVGASVAALLSAAGVGRVEVLDGECVEPWDVTPGGLPEEAVGERRDTAARRLVGRSAPGGRVPRRARAGREAGSEPGLSLVVVAPRDGLGAYAPDPVPADEWVATGTPHLYAGVIEATGVVGPLVLPGGTACAGCVELGRADRDPVWPRMLAQWRSGRHNRVPACDQGLAAAVAGLAAAHALSFLDGELPASTGARWEASLPLLEWRAERMSPHVACPCGAARRTEGVHASGPASEQDTMTG, from the coding sequence ATGCATCCGATGGTGAAGCCCGCGCTGCGGCGTGCGTGGCGGAATCTGCAGTTCGTGCAGTTCGGGGCGGCACCGGCGCACGCGGTGGTGGTCGGTCCCATGGACACGACGACGGGCAGTCTGCTCGCGCTGTTCGACGGGACGCGGGGGCTCGCGCTGCTGCGGGAGGAAGCACGGGCGCTGGGGCTGCCGGACGGGCGGATGGAGGCGCTGCTGGACCGGCTGGCGGAGGCGGGGCTGTTGGACGACTCGGCGGCCGGCGATCCGGCGGCCGATGCGTTGCGCAGGGAGGACGGCGCGCACGACCGGCTGCGCGCCGACCTGGCGTCACTGTCCGTCGTGCACCGCGAACCGGGCGGTGCGGCGCGCAGGCTGGCGGCGCGGCGGGCGATGCGGGTGCAGGTCAGGGGCGCCGGACGAGTGGGGGCGAGTGTCGCCGCGCTGCTGTCCGCCGCCGGGGTGGGCCGGGTGGAGGTGCTGGACGGCGAATGCGTCGAGCCGTGGGACGTGACGCCCGGCGGGCTGCCCGAGGAGGCGGTCGGTGAGCGGCGCGATACGGCCGCCCGGCGGCTGGTGGGGCGGTCGGCGCCGGGCGGACGGGTGCCGCGGAGGGCGCGGGCGGGCAGGGAAGCCGGCTCGGAGCCCGGGCTGTCGCTGGTGGTGGTCGCGCCGCGGGACGGTCTCGGGGCGTACGCCCCGGATCCGGTGCCCGCCGACGAGTGGGTGGCCACGGGCACGCCGCACCTGTACGCGGGGGTGATCGAGGCGACGGGCGTGGTGGGTCCGCTGGTGCTGCCGGGCGGCACGGCCTGCGCGGGGTGTGTGGAGCTGGGGCGCGCGGACCGGGATCCGGTGTGGCCGCGGATGCTGGCGCAGTGGCGTTCGGGCCGGCACAACCGGGTGCCGGCGTGCGACCAGGGGCTGGCCGCCGCGGTGGCGGGACTGGCGGCGGCGCACGCCCTGTCGTTCCTGGACGGGGAACTGCCCGCGAGCACCGGCGCCCGGTGGGAGGCGTCGTTGCCGTTGCTGGAGTGGCGCGCGGAGCGGATGTCGCCCCACGTCGCCTGCCCCTGTGGGGCGGCCCGGCGCACCGAGGGGGTGCACGCCTCGGGGCCCGCGAGCGAACAGGACACAATGACGGGGTAA
- a CDS encoding AIM24 family protein: MNQQLAGFAPTPVVARMENHGRHMLKVAMASGQDLYARTGSVVSYEGFVQYEPNPPAVRQIASQWVTGEGAPVMKCSGDGLLYLADYGADVVVINLNNDALSVNGTNVLAFDAHLQWGAERVKGMAKFAGQGLWNVQFAGTGWVALTSRGTPIVVDCGRGEDETYVDPDALVAWSPALKVKGKRSFKASSLIGRGSGEAYQMAFSGQGIVVVQPSEDSTDRLRVRG, translated from the coding sequence ATGAACCAGCAACTCGCGGGCTTCGCCCCGACCCCGGTCGTGGCCCGGATGGAGAACCACGGCCGTCACATGCTGAAGGTCGCCATGGCCTCCGGCCAGGACCTGTACGCGCGCACCGGCTCCGTCGTGTCCTACGAGGGCTTCGTCCAGTACGAGCCCAACCCCCCGGCCGTCCGCCAGATCGCCTCCCAGTGGGTGACGGGCGAGGGCGCCCCCGTCATGAAGTGCTCCGGCGACGGTCTGCTGTACCTCGCGGACTACGGCGCGGACGTCGTCGTCATCAACCTCAACAACGACGCGCTCTCCGTGAACGGCACCAATGTGCTGGCCTTCGACGCACACCTCCAGTGGGGTGCCGAAAGGGTCAAGGGCATGGCCAAGTTCGCCGGCCAGGGCCTGTGGAACGTCCAGTTCGCCGGCACCGGCTGGGTCGCCCTGACCTCGCGCGGCACCCCGATCGTCGTCGACTGCGGCCGCGGCGAGGACGAGACGTACGTCGACCCCGACGCGCTGGTGGCCTGGTCACCGGCGCTCAAGGTCAAGGGCAAGCGCAGCTTCAAGGCCTCCTCCCTGATCGGGCGGGGCAGCGGAGAGGCGTACCAGATGGCCTTCTCGGGACAGGGCATCGTCGTCGTACAGCCGAGCGAGGACAGCACGGACCGCCTGCGGGTCCGGGGCTGA
- a CDS encoding M48 family metallopeptidase, which translates to MPADPQRSPTSDSPRRTGTSAVEVRRSPRRNRTVSAYREGDRTVVLIPARMSEAEERRWVSVMLDKLAAQESKRILGDAELTERAERLSAQYFEGRARPASVRWVTNQNTRWGSCTPAEGSIRLSHRLQGMPEYVVDYVLVHELAHLLVPGHGPRFWRLLEAYPRTERARGYLEGVAAAGRLPHLPAGRGE; encoded by the coding sequence GTGCCCGCCGACCCACAGCGCAGTCCGACGAGCGACTCTCCCCGCCGTACCGGGACGAGTGCGGTCGAGGTGCGCAGGAGCCCCCGGCGCAACAGGACCGTCTCCGCCTACCGCGAGGGCGACCGGACCGTCGTGCTCATTCCGGCCCGGATGTCGGAGGCTGAGGAGCGGCGCTGGGTGAGCGTGATGCTCGACAAGCTCGCCGCCCAGGAGAGCAAACGGATCCTCGGCGACGCGGAGCTGACCGAGCGCGCGGAGCGGCTGTCCGCCCAGTATTTCGAGGGCAGGGCGCGGCCGGCGTCGGTCCGGTGGGTCACCAACCAGAACACCCGGTGGGGTTCCTGCACCCCGGCGGAGGGCAGCATCCGGCTGTCGCACCGTCTCCAGGGCATGCCCGAGTATGTCGTGGACTACGTCCTCGTGCACGAGCTGGCGCACCTGCTGGTTCCTGGCCACGGACCCCGGTTCTGGCGGCTGCTGGAGGCCTACCCCCGCACCGAGCGGGCGCGCGGCTACCTCGAAGGAGTCGCCGCGGCGGGCCGCTTGCCGCACCTCCCGGCCGGTCGCGGAGAGTGA
- a CDS encoding ABC1 kinase family protein: protein MSDLPRKAVTRTVKLASLPLGFAGRATWGLGKRIGGKSAEIVARELQQRTADQLFKVLGELKGGAMKLGQALSVFESALPEEIAGPYRAALTKLQEAAPPMPTRTVHAVLEERLGEGWRELFLEFQDKPSAAASIGQVHRAVWHDGRRVAVKVQYPGAGEALLSDLAQLSRFARLLGPLVPGMDIKPLITELRDRVAEELDYGLEAQAQRKHAEEFADDPDVVVPGVVHQSDQVLVTEWIDGTPLADVIADGTPEQRDRAGQLLARFLFSGPARTGLLHADPHPGNFRLLPAGDDQEDVAGWRLGVLDFGTVDRLPGGLPETIGASLRMTLEGEAEGVYELLREEGFVKETIDLDPDAVLEYLLPIIEPAQADEFTFTRDWIRSQAARIADVRSPAHQLGKQLNLPPSYLLIHRVTLSTIGVLCQLNATVRLRDELESWLPGFVPEGDADPAPAEAHA from the coding sequence ATGTCTGATCTTCCCCGGAAGGCGGTAACCCGTACCGTCAAATTGGCCTCGTTGCCTCTGGGCTTCGCCGGCCGCGCCACGTGGGGGCTGGGCAAGCGGATCGGGGGCAAGTCCGCGGAGATCGTGGCCCGGGAGCTGCAACAGCGCACGGCGGACCAGCTCTTCAAGGTGCTGGGCGAGCTGAAGGGGGGCGCGATGAAGCTCGGGCAGGCACTGTCCGTCTTCGAGTCCGCGCTGCCGGAGGAGATAGCGGGCCCCTACCGGGCGGCGCTGACCAAGCTCCAGGAAGCGGCTCCGCCGATGCCGACGCGCACGGTCCACGCGGTGCTGGAGGAGCGGCTGGGCGAAGGATGGCGCGAGCTGTTCCTGGAGTTCCAGGACAAGCCGTCGGCCGCCGCCTCGATCGGTCAGGTGCACCGGGCCGTGTGGCACGACGGGCGCCGGGTCGCCGTGAAGGTGCAGTACCCGGGCGCGGGCGAGGCGCTGCTGTCGGACCTCGCGCAGCTGAGCCGGTTCGCCCGGCTGCTGGGGCCGCTGGTGCCGGGCATGGACATCAAGCCGCTGATCACGGAGCTGCGGGACCGAGTGGCCGAGGAGCTGGACTACGGCCTGGAGGCGCAGGCCCAGCGGAAGCACGCCGAGGAGTTCGCCGACGACCCGGACGTGGTGGTGCCCGGTGTCGTCCACCAGTCCGACCAGGTGCTGGTGACCGAGTGGATCGACGGCACGCCCCTGGCGGACGTCATCGCGGACGGTACGCCGGAGCAGCGTGACCGGGCGGGGCAGTTGCTCGCGCGGTTCCTCTTCTCGGGGCCGGCCAGGACCGGCCTGCTGCACGCGGACCCGCACCCGGGGAACTTCCGGCTGCTGCCGGCCGGGGACGATCAGGAGGACGTGGCGGGCTGGCGGCTCGGCGTCCTCGACTTCGGCACCGTCGACCGGCTGCCGGGCGGCCTGCCCGAGACCATCGGGGCCTCCCTGCGGATGACCCTGGAGGGCGAAGCGGAGGGGGTGTACGAACTGCTCCGCGAGGAGGGCTTCGTCAAGGAGACGATCGACCTCGACCCCGACGCGGTGCTGGAGTACCTGCTGCCGATCATCGAGCCGGCTCAGGCGGACGAGTTCACCTTCACCCGGGACTGGATACGCAGCCAGGCCGCACGGATCGCCGATGTGCGCTCACCGGCGCACCAGTTGGGCAAGCAGCTGAACCTGCCGCCGTCGTACCTGCTGATCCACCGGGTGACGCTGAGCACGATCGGCGTGCTGTGCCAGCTGAACGCGACGGTACGACTGCGGGACGAGCTGGAGTCGTGGCTGCCCGGCTTCGTACCTGAAGGCGACGCGGATCCGGCACCCGCGGAGGCACACGCCTGA